Proteins found in one Homalodisca vitripennis isolate AUS2020 unplaced genomic scaffold, UT_GWSS_2.1 ScUCBcl_3714;HRSCAF=9422, whole genome shotgun sequence genomic segment:
- the LOC124372645 gene encoding proline-rich protein 2-like has product MVHHIRRRRRLPNDPAPTLPHTPPPLTPHPPWDPKHQDTPNPRPDKAKTHPYPITGPSPPPKPQPNRDTGHHPLTGQRPQPSTPGRHYAHQPQPTIHKAQSPRTSPPTHLNTTQQPEPYGPTQHDQTLLISPQTKHPPTLTISNPSAPLQ; this is encoded by the exons ATGGTACACCACATAAGAAGGAGACGACGACTACCAAACGACCCAGCTCCCACATTGCCCCACACCCCTCCCCCTCTAACCCCCCATCCCCCCTGGGACCCCAAACACCAAGACACCCCCAACCCAAGACCCGACAAAGCCAAAACACACCCCTACCCGATAACAG GACCAAGCCCACCCCCGAAACCACAGCCGAACCGAGACACTGGACACCACCCTCTGACCGGACAGCGACCACAGCCCTCCACTCCCGGACGACACTACGCACACCAACCACAACCCACTATACACAAAGCCCAATCACCACGGACTTCCCCTCCTACCCACCTAAACACGACCCAACAGCCCGAACCCTATGGACCAACCCAACATGATCAGACCCTCCTCATCTCCCCTCAAACAAAACACCCCCCAACCCTAACTATAAGCAACCCCTCCGCTCCTCTACAGTGA
- the LOC124372646 gene encoding extensin-like, with amino-acid sequence MASSTTIHATDRHPPPTPTRATDRRQRSTTNSDTRLTTHDTPRPLPPEARPPTLARRPPHTQAKPTAPPPPPDRDARYTPPTHTTPDQTHSPTRRRPPPPPPWTPRTGPTATTTNTPDERPRTGPRPTNR; translated from the exons ATGGCGAGCTCAACCACCATCCATGCT ACCGACCGACACCCCCCGCCCACCCCCACACGCGCGACGGACCGCCGCCAACGTTCAACCACTAACTCTGACACCCGACTGACCACGCACGACACCCCGAGACCCCTACCCCCTGAGGCCCGACCCCCTACCCTCGCACGACGACCTCCGCACACCCAAGCGAAACCGACCGCGCCCCCACCCCCACCCGACCGGGACGCACGATACACACCACCCACACACACGACACCCGACCAGACCCACTCCCCCACTAGACGacgcccccctcccccccccccctggacACCCCGGACGGGACCGACAGCCACGACCACGAACACCCCCGACGAACGACCCCGAACCGGACCCCGACCCACCAACCGCTAA